A DNA window from Gammaproteobacteria bacterium contains the following coding sequences:
- a CDS encoding MotA/TolQ/ExbB proton channel family protein, whose translation MKRYSTTVSAVGALCLLAALFWVLPEEVSLYLNIPGLLLVLGGTIGATCVSRRRKHVFGVIRRLPILFKRRHFDTTAQVDRFLAVAESYRHSRIRLTESLAARIGDPFAVSAVGLVVDRVEPEEINKILHWRASAVASTEQAKIQVVKTMASFAPALGMLGTLLALVHMLYGLDSADINQIGRSMAFAMTTTLYGIVIANLICRPLAMKMEQAQQQKLILLNMWIEGINGMIARRHPVMIKESMDAFIMQNEQFETDVPHLAVPAH comes from the coding sequence ATGAAGCGATATTCCACCACTGTTAGCGCCGTTGGCGCACTCTGTTTGCTGGCTGCCCTGTTCTGGGTATTACCTGAAGAAGTCAGCTTATACCTCAATATACCGGGTTTATTGCTTGTGCTCGGCGGCACCATTGGCGCGACCTGCGTTAGCCGTCGTCGAAAACACGTCTTCGGCGTGATACGTCGCTTACCCATATTGTTTAAACGACGTCATTTTGATACTACAGCACAAGTCGATCGATTTTTAGCTGTGGCAGAAAGCTATCGCCATAGCCGTATTCGCTTAACCGAAAGTTTGGCAGCGCGAATTGGTGACCCATTCGCAGTAAGTGCGGTAGGCTTGGTCGTTGATCGTGTTGAGCCAGAAGAAATCAATAAAATTTTACACTGGCGTGCCAGCGCAGTTGCCTCGACAGAGCAAGCAAAAATACAAGTGGTTAAGACCATGGCAAGCTTTGCACCCGCTTTAGGCATGCTTGGTACTTTGCTGGCCTTAGTTCATATGCTCTACGGTCTCGACAGTGCCGATATTAATCAAATTGGTCGTTCTATGGCCTTTGCAATGACCACGACCTTATATGGCATCGTCATTGCTAACCTAATATGTAGACCATTGGCCATGAAAATGGAGCAAGCACAACAACAAAAGCTAATACTATTAAATATGTGGATAGAGGGCATCAACGGCATGATCGCGCGACGTCATCCAGTCATGATTAAAGAATCTATGGACGCATTCATTATGCAAAACGAACAATTTGAAACCGATGTACCACATCTTGCCGTTCCTGCTCATTAA